The following proteins come from a genomic window of Streptomyces sp. NBC_01716:
- the cobT gene encoding nicotinate-nucleotide--dimethylbenzimidazole phosphoribosyltransferase: MTDTGQIPAKGQPENAGMVEQPGDPAAGSYAYLGPSESAPEDDDLLLMPSSQGAWGDPLPVPPPEPVAPVAHAVPAAVPEPEPVPVGQGVRHMAQGEFTQQPPQSPLAAYSEPELQHGDSPGHGQVSYGTPPEFQPVPAPESPSEYAAPDLARMPEQDVQPVQPVQQAEFAVAPEAYAPVDAPAEVPVPDSVPQAAEAPAPVAAEEAPAPVAAEPGAHEAGGRDTGSVDVGAVRAPTATSTPTPPPARRPLHLGPPMPDSTGGVVRSLADRGPSSTPPHPIRVRTQGPPTTGPEYLDIPREEAAALPGPQLGAIPVQGADPWASVPPQSETPVAETAIAVAEVIGEAQAVAGEAAPEPAAETVVPDYGPEFAHEPVQEPVPLPEPSPVPEIVPEPVAENPEPAPEPEPPLQPEPTPAPAAEAPVTEEPAPAPESVPDAVVVDEAPVVEPAEAEEQRESIALPGAAPVEPAPVEPPAAAEPQPEPEPEPEPVQPEPVLAQPEPEPEPVPLAVVEEPAPSPEPAPAPVAEPESEPAPALVAGPEPAPAVADDASPPAPGYDDAEREAVLRVMRERRDIRNGFRSDPIPHEVLLRVLEAAHTAPSVGHSQPWDFVVIRSAETRQTMHELAQRQRDAFAKSLPKGRAKQFKELKIEAILDTPVNIVVTADPTRGGRHTLGRHTQPQMAPYSSALAVENLWLAARAEGLGVGWVSFFDEREMVRALGLPEHLDVVAYLCVGYVDEFPEEPELTQAGWSKRRPLSWVVHEETYGRRALPGEEPHDLLKETIAGIRPLDAKALGEAWERQKRMTKPAGALGMLEIISAQLSGLSRMCPPPIPEPAAVAVFAGDHGVHAQGVTHWPQEVTAQMVANFLGGGAVCNAFANQVGAEVCVIDVGVAGELPATPGLLPRKVRAGTADFTTGPALTREEVLAAIDVGIETARDLVAAGNKGLLTGEMGIANTTACAALISVYTDLDPSEVTGRGTGINDETHARKIDVVRRGLELHRPDPADPIGVLAAFGGLEQAALVGFLLAGASLRTPVILDGVSAGAAALVARAIAPEALAACIAGHRSAEPGHVAALNKLGLRPLVDLDLRLGEGTGALLALPVVQSAARAMHEVATFDSAGVTEK, encoded by the coding sequence CGGAGCCCGTTCCGGTGGGGCAGGGCGTGCGGCACATGGCGCAGGGCGAGTTCACGCAGCAGCCGCCGCAGTCGCCGCTCGCGGCCTACTCGGAGCCCGAGCTCCAGCACGGCGACTCGCCGGGGCACGGTCAGGTGTCGTACGGGACGCCGCCGGAGTTCCAGCCAGTGCCCGCGCCCGAGAGCCCCTCGGAGTACGCGGCGCCGGACCTGGCCCGGATGCCGGAGCAGGACGTGCAGCCCGTACAGCCCGTACAGCAGGCGGAGTTCGCGGTGGCACCGGAGGCGTACGCACCGGTGGACGCCCCTGCGGAGGTGCCCGTTCCGGACTCCGTACCGCAAGCTGCCGAGGCTCCCGCGCCTGTGGCCGCCGAGGAAGCTCCGGCACCCGTCGCCGCCGAACCGGGCGCGCATGAAGCCGGTGGCCGCGACACCGGCTCCGTCGACGTCGGGGCCGTACGGGCCCCGACCGCCACGTCCACGCCGACTCCGCCGCCCGCGCGCCGCCCGCTTCACCTGGGCCCGCCGATGCCCGACTCCACGGGTGGCGTGGTCCGTTCGCTCGCCGACCGGGGTCCCAGCAGTACGCCGCCGCACCCGATTCGCGTACGGACACAGGGCCCGCCGACCACCGGCCCCGAGTATCTGGACATCCCGCGCGAGGAGGCCGCCGCGCTGCCGGGGCCGCAGCTCGGCGCGATCCCCGTGCAGGGCGCCGACCCGTGGGCGTCGGTGCCGCCCCAGTCCGAGACACCGGTGGCGGAGACCGCGATCGCGGTGGCCGAAGTGATCGGCGAAGCGCAGGCGGTGGCCGGCGAAGCCGCTCCCGAGCCGGCTGCGGAGACGGTCGTGCCCGACTACGGACCGGAGTTCGCCCACGAACCGGTTCAGGAGCCGGTCCCGCTCCCGGAGCCGTCGCCGGTGCCGGAAATCGTGCCGGAGCCGGTGGCCGAGAACCCCGAGCCGGCTCCTGAGCCCGAGCCCCCGCTCCAGCCCGAGCCGACGCCCGCGCCGGCGGCCGAAGCCCCGGTGACCGAAGAGCCCGCGCCCGCCCCCGAATCCGTACCCGACGCGGTGGTGGTGGACGAGGCCCCGGTCGTCGAGCCGGCCGAGGCCGAGGAGCAGCGCGAGTCGATAGCGCTGCCCGGCGCGGCGCCCGTAGAGCCCGCGCCGGTCGAGCCGCCGGCAGCCGCCGAGCCGCAGCCCGAACCTGAACCTGAACCCGAGCCGGTACAGCCGGAGCCCGTACTCGCACAGCCGGAGCCGGAGCCGGAGCCCGTACCGCTCGCCGTGGTCGAGGAGCCCGCGCCGTCACCCGAGCCCGCGCCCGCCCCGGTGGCCGAGCCCGAATCCGAGCCTGCTCCCGCCCTCGTCGCCGGCCCCGAGCCGGCCCCTGCCGTCGCCGACGACGCGTCACCTCCCGCCCCCGGCTACGACGACGCCGAGCGCGAGGCCGTCCTGCGCGTCATGCGCGAACGCCGCGACATCCGCAACGGCTTCCGCTCCGACCCGATCCCGCACGAGGTGCTGCTGCGCGTCCTCGAAGCCGCGCACACCGCCCCCAGCGTCGGCCACTCGCAGCCCTGGGACTTCGTCGTCATCCGCTCCGCCGAGACCCGCCAGACCATGCACGAACTGGCGCAGCGCCAGCGCGACGCGTTCGCCAAGTCGCTCCCCAAGGGCCGGGCCAAGCAGTTCAAGGAACTGAAGATCGAGGCCATCCTCGACACCCCGGTGAACATCGTCGTCACGGCCGACCCCACGCGCGGCGGCCGGCACACCCTCGGCCGCCACACACAGCCGCAGATGGCGCCGTATTCGTCCGCCCTCGCCGTCGAGAACCTGTGGCTCGCCGCCCGCGCCGAAGGACTCGGCGTCGGCTGGGTCAGCTTCTTCGACGAGCGCGAGATGGTCCGCGCGCTCGGCCTTCCCGAGCACCTGGACGTCGTCGCGTATCTCTGCGTCGGATACGTCGACGAGTTCCCGGAGGAGCCCGAGCTGACCCAGGCGGGCTGGTCCAAGCGCCGCCCGCTCTCCTGGGTCGTCCACGAGGAGACGTACGGCCGCCGGGCCCTGCCCGGCGAGGAACCGCACGACCTCCTCAAGGAGACCATCGCCGGTATCCGTCCGCTCGACGCCAAGGCGCTCGGCGAGGCGTGGGAGCGGCAGAAGCGGATGACCAAGCCGGCGGGGGCGCTCGGCATGCTGGAGATCATCTCCGCACAGCTCAGCGGCCTTTCCCGGATGTGCCCGCCACCGATCCCGGAGCCCGCGGCCGTCGCGGTCTTCGCGGGCGACCACGGCGTGCACGCCCAGGGCGTCACCCACTGGCCCCAGGAGGTGACGGCGCAGATGGTCGCCAACTTCCTCGGTGGCGGTGCGGTCTGCAACGCCTTCGCCAATCAGGTCGGTGCCGAGGTCTGTGTCATCGACGTCGGCGTCGCGGGCGAACTGCCCGCCACCCCCGGCCTGTTGCCCCGCAAGGTCCGCGCGGGCACGGCCGACTTCACCACCGGGCCCGCGCTGACCCGCGAAGAGGTGCTGGCCGCGATCGACGTGGGCATCGAGACCGCCCGCGATCTGGTGGCGGCCGGCAACAAGGGCCTGCTCACCGGCGAGATGGGCATCGCCAACACCACGGCCTGCGCCGCGCTGATCTCGGTCTACACCGACCTGGACCCGTCCGAGGTCACCGGGCGCGGCACGGGCATCAACGACGAGACGCACGCGCGCAAGATCGATGTCGTCCGGCGCGGTCTCGAACTCCACCGCCCCGACCCCGCCGACCCCATCGGAGTCCTCGCGGCCTTCGGCGGGCTGGAGCAGGCGGCGCTCGTCGGTTTCCTGCTCGCCGGCGCGTCGCTGCGTACACCGGTCATCCTCGACGGTGTGAGCGCGGGGGCCGCCGCCCTCGTCGCGCGCGCCATCGCCCCCGAGGCGCTGGCGGCCTGCATCGCGGGCCACCGCAGCGCCGAGCCGGGCCATGTGGCGGCGCTCAACAAGCTGGGCCTGCGCCCCCTGGTCGACCTGGACCTCCGTCTGGGCGAGGGCACGGGCGCCCTGCTGGCCCTCCCGGTGGTCCAGAGCGCGGCGCGGGCGATGCACGAGGTGGCCACGTTCGACTCGGCGGGAGTGACTGAGAAGTAG
- the cobA gene encoding uroporphyrinogen-III C-methyltransferase, whose amino-acid sequence MAEHPAYPVGLRLAGRRVVVIGGGQVAQRRLPALIATGADILLVSPSATPSVEAMADAGELRWERRPYADGDLGDAWYVLVASSDTEANSRASAEAERNRTWCVRSDDAGAATAWTPATGRSEGVTVAVLTGRDPRRSAGVRDAIVEGLRDGTLVAPRHRTRTPGVALVGGGPGDPELITVRGRRLLAEADVVIADRLGPRDLLDELPPHVEVIDAAKIPYGRYMAQEAINNALIEHAKAGKAVVRLKGGDPFVFGRGMEEAQALAEAGIPCTVVPGISSSISVPGAAGIPVTHRGVAHEFTVVSGHVAPEDPRSLVDWPALARLRGTLVLLMAVDKIGAIARTLIAHGRSPATPVALIQEGTTATQRRVDATLETAAEAVRTEDVRPPAVIVIGDVVSVGTGGGTAACGEAGHG is encoded by the coding sequence ATGGCCGAGCACCCCGCCTACCCCGTCGGACTCCGTCTGGCCGGGCGGCGCGTCGTCGTCATCGGAGGCGGGCAGGTCGCCCAGCGCCGGCTGCCGGCCCTCATCGCGACCGGCGCCGACATCCTGCTCGTCTCGCCGTCCGCGACGCCCTCCGTGGAAGCCATGGCCGACGCCGGCGAACTGCGCTGGGAACGCCGCCCGTACGCCGACGGCGACCTCGGCGACGCCTGGTACGTCCTGGTCGCCTCCAGCGACACCGAGGCCAACTCCCGTGCCTCCGCCGAGGCCGAGCGGAACAGGACCTGGTGCGTACGGAGCGACGACGCCGGGGCCGCCACCGCCTGGACCCCGGCCACCGGCCGCAGCGAGGGCGTCACCGTCGCCGTCCTCACCGGGCGCGACCCGAGGCGTTCGGCCGGCGTGCGTGACGCCATCGTGGAGGGCCTGCGCGACGGCACCCTCGTCGCCCCCCGCCACCGCACCAGGACCCCCGGCGTGGCCCTTGTCGGCGGCGGCCCCGGCGACCCGGAACTGATCACCGTCCGAGGCCGGCGCCTGCTCGCCGAGGCCGACGTCGTCATCGCCGACCGCCTCGGCCCGCGCGACCTCCTGGACGAACTCCCGCCGCACGTCGAGGTGATCGACGCGGCGAAGATCCCGTACGGCCGCTACATGGCCCAGGAGGCGATCAACAACGCGCTGATCGAGCACGCCAAGGCGGGCAAGGCGGTCGTACGTCTCAAGGGCGGCGACCCCTTCGTCTTCGGCCGCGGCATGGAGGAGGCCCAGGCGCTCGCCGAGGCGGGTATCCCCTGCACCGTCGTGCCCGGCATCTCCAGCTCCATCAGCGTCCCCGGCGCTGCGGGCATCCCCGTCACACACCGGGGCGTGGCCCACGAGTTCACGGTCGTCAGCGGCCATGTCGCCCCCGAGGACCCGCGCTCCCTGGTCGACTGGCCCGCACTGGCCCGGCTGCGCGGAACGCTCGTCCTGCTGATGGCCGTCGACAAGATCGGCGCCATCGCGCGGACGCTCATCGCCCACGGCAGGTCGCCCGCCACCCCCGTGGCCCTGATCCAGGAAGGCACCACGGCGACACAGCGCCGCGTCGACGCGACACTCGAAACGGCCGCCGAAGCCGTCCGTACGGAGGACGTACGGCCCCCGGCCGTCATCGTCATCGGCGACGTGGTCTCGGTCGGCACCGGAGGTGGCACCGCGGCCTGCGGCGAGGCCGGCCATGGCTGA
- a CDS encoding TrmH family RNA methyltransferase, translating to MAEIVPVEAAPDGSADPRLADYTDLTDVELRRRRELAEGLFIAEGEKVIRRAVAAGYEMRSMLLTAKWTHVMRDVIDETAAPVYQVAPDLAERVTGYHVHRGALASMHRKPLPPPADLLKKARRALVFEDMVDHADVGCSKIRAREPQVSGAPLRSRIAILEGLVDHTNVGAAFRSAAALGVDAVLVTPSCADPLYRRSVRVSMGTVFQVPWTRIEPWPDGIQLLKEAGYVVAGMTLGEGAITVDELVAQDHRNLALVFGTEGHGLTPGADRLLDARVTIPMMRGVDSLNVAASSAVAFYATR from the coding sequence ATGGCTGAGATCGTCCCCGTCGAAGCGGCCCCCGACGGCTCCGCCGACCCCCGCCTCGCCGACTACACCGACCTCACGGACGTCGAACTGCGCCGCCGCCGCGAGCTCGCCGAGGGCCTGTTCATCGCCGAGGGCGAGAAGGTCATCCGCCGTGCCGTGGCCGCCGGTTACGAGATGCGGTCCATGCTCCTGACGGCCAAGTGGACCCATGTCATGCGGGACGTCATCGACGAGACCGCCGCACCCGTCTACCAGGTGGCCCCGGACCTGGCGGAGCGCGTCACCGGCTACCACGTCCACCGCGGCGCGCTCGCCTCCATGCACCGCAAGCCCCTGCCACCGCCCGCCGACCTCTTGAAGAAGGCACGCCGCGCCCTCGTCTTCGAGGACATGGTCGACCACGCCGACGTGGGGTGTTCCAAGATACGAGCGCGGGAACCGCAGGTCAGCGGCGCGCCGCTGCGATCGAGGATCGCCATCTTGGAAGGTTTGGTCGATCATACAAACGTAGGTGCGGCGTTTCGGTCTGCCGCGGCGCTCGGAGTCGACGCCGTGCTGGTGACACCGAGTTGTGCCGACCCGCTGTACCGTCGCTCGGTGCGCGTCTCGATGGGCACTGTCTTCCAGGTGCCGTGGACGCGCATCGAGCCGTGGCCCGACGGCATCCAGTTGTTGAAGGAGGCAGGTTACGTCGTGGCCGGCATGACGCTCGGAGAGGGTGCGATCACTGTCGATGAACTGGTCGCACAAGACCATCGGAACTTGGCGCTGGTCTTCGGCACCGAAGGGCATGGATTGACGCCTGGGGCCGATCGACTCCTCGACGCGCGGGTCACCATCCCCATGATGCGCGGGGTCGACTCGCTGAACGTCGCGGCGTCGTCCGCGGTCGCCTTCTACGCGACCCGGTAG
- a CDS encoding Na+/H+ antiporter NhaC family protein, which translates to MSVEHPRRKRHPEPHAPAPEPVATSRGDLNTSPIPEDRLRFRIGILGAFIAPAVFLAGVVAYFVIFGVFDMNALTASGLAGLLVAALFATSYSRFWDCVITGVSSRNSVTLLLILLSVSLVPAMITQTDVASGFVWLAGQIGIGGGEFVAVTFVMACTISMSTGTSLGTMFTAFPIFYPAGALLGADPLLLAGAVLSGALFGDNLAPISDSTIVSASTQRYRRREGVAEVGGVVRSRARYALVAAGVSGILFLVLGLLRSGDGVAASAVDGAQGDPLSLIMVVPIAALLVVAFWKRDIFLATTIGLLVGITTGLATGLLSPADVISANDDGTPGGFLVTGISDMLPLAGLGIVVFGIVGVFQGAGVFDLIVDLASRSDRADTPVRTELAIGLGAAATAAVCAGANSPSMLMFGPVADRLGARAQLHPYRRANVMDCFALGIGAVVPVASVFLLVSSQLTQGVGEGVPELSAVSIFTTAFYPLVLTVVMFLAVLTGWGRRFEGEGGAELREPPGRVDSD; encoded by the coding sequence ATGTCGGTAGAGCATCCTCGGCGTAAGAGACACCCTGAACCTCACGCGCCAGCACCGGAACCTGTCGCGACAAGCCGCGGCGATCTGAATACCAGTCCCATTCCCGAGGACAGACTGAGGTTCCGGATCGGAATCCTCGGTGCTTTCATCGCCCCGGCGGTGTTCCTGGCCGGAGTGGTCGCCTACTTCGTGATATTCGGAGTCTTCGACATGAACGCCCTCACAGCCTCGGGGCTGGCCGGGCTGCTTGTCGCCGCGCTGTTCGCCACGTCCTACTCCCGGTTCTGGGATTGCGTCATTACTGGTGTCTCTTCGCGGAACTCCGTCACTCTGCTGCTGATCCTTCTTTCAGTGAGCCTGGTCCCGGCGATGATCACTCAGACGGACGTCGCCAGTGGGTTCGTATGGCTCGCGGGGCAGATCGGGATCGGCGGCGGCGAGTTCGTCGCGGTGACTTTCGTGATGGCGTGCACCATCTCGATGTCGACGGGCACCTCGCTCGGCACCATGTTCACAGCCTTCCCGATCTTCTACCCGGCCGGCGCCCTGCTCGGAGCAGATCCGCTGTTGTTGGCCGGAGCCGTGTTGTCCGGAGCCTTGTTCGGCGACAACCTTGCCCCCATCTCGGACTCGACCATCGTCTCGGCCTCGACGCAGCGCTATCGCCGCCGTGAGGGGGTTGCCGAGGTCGGCGGGGTGGTGCGGTCTCGAGCTCGATACGCTCTGGTGGCGGCCGGGGTCAGCGGCATCCTGTTCCTGGTGTTGGGGCTGCTCCGGTCGGGCGACGGTGTCGCCGCCTCCGCCGTCGACGGCGCACAGGGCGACCCGCTCAGTCTGATTATGGTCGTGCCCATCGCCGCCCTGCTGGTGGTGGCCTTCTGGAAGCGTGACATCTTCCTGGCCACGACCATCGGTCTGCTGGTCGGCATCACAACCGGCCTGGCGACCGGGCTACTGAGCCCGGCCGACGTCATCTCAGCCAACGATGACGGAACTCCGGGAGGTTTCCTGGTAACCGGGATAAGCGACATGTTGCCGCTTGCCGGACTGGGGATCGTTGTCTTCGGCATCGTCGGCGTATTCCAGGGCGCGGGAGTCTTCGATCTCATCGTCGACCTTGCCAGTCGCTCCGATCGGGCCGATACACCAGTCAGAACCGAGCTGGCCATTGGCCTGGGGGCCGCTGCCACGGCCGCTGTCTGCGCGGGAGCCAACAGCCCGTCGATGCTGATGTTCGGCCCTGTGGCTGACCGGCTCGGGGCACGGGCCCAGTTGCACCCATACCGGCGGGCCAACGTGATGGATTGCTTTGCCCTCGGCATTGGGGCGGTGGTGCCGGTGGCCAGCGTGTTTCTGCTGGTCTCGAGCCAGCTGACCCAGGGGGTCGGAGAGGGCGTGCCCGAGTTGTCCGCAGTGTCGATCTTCACCACAGCGTTCTATCCACTCGTACTCACCGTCGTGATGTTCCTGGCAGTGCTGACCGGGTGGGGCCGTCGCTTCGAGGGCGAGGGCGGAGCCGAGTTGCGCGAGCCGCCTGGCCGAGTCGACAGCGACTGA
- a CDS encoding alpha/beta hydrolase: MTKFPTLDPELAAAVATIPYLDISDVAAARELNSTLSEPALAALSYDGVDVSEVSAPGLGDAPDVPIRLLRPAGVRGELPVVLAMHGGGFVLGRAQDYEYFCLDVVRELGIAVANVEYRLAPETPFPGPLDDCYAALSYVHANSEKLGIDPARIAVGGSSAGGGLAAGTVLKARDEGGAPIAFQYLVSPALDDRLSTPSSIQFVDTPVVNRRTGVLSWQHYLGGDYTGPDDPDVSVYAAPGRAVDLSGLPPTYIVAMELDPLRDENIQYALRLLQAGVSVELHSHPGAFHGSTELAPLAKSSVRAQREIIDALGRGLRARTPTSWTSP; encoded by the coding sequence ATGACGAAGTTCCCGACACTGGACCCTGAGCTCGCGGCTGCCGTCGCGACGATCCCCTATCTCGACATCTCGGATGTCGCCGCAGCGCGCGAGCTGAACAGCACACTGTCCGAGCCCGCGCTGGCGGCCCTGTCGTACGACGGGGTGGACGTCTCCGAGGTCTCGGCCCCGGGCCTGGGCGATGCTCCCGATGTCCCGATCCGGCTGCTGAGACCTGCGGGCGTACGTGGTGAGCTTCCCGTCGTGCTCGCGATGCATGGCGGCGGTTTCGTGCTCGGGCGTGCGCAGGACTACGAGTACTTCTGTCTGGACGTCGTCCGGGAGCTGGGGATCGCGGTGGCCAACGTGGAGTACCGCCTCGCGCCGGAGACGCCGTTCCCCGGTCCGCTGGACGACTGCTACGCCGCCTTGAGCTATGTCCACGCCAACAGCGAGAAGCTGGGGATCGACCCGGCCCGTATCGCCGTGGGTGGCTCAAGTGCCGGCGGGGGACTTGCCGCCGGAACGGTCCTGAAGGCGCGCGACGAAGGTGGCGCCCCGATCGCGTTCCAGTACCTGGTCAGCCCCGCGCTTGACGATCGTCTCAGCACTCCGTCGTCGATCCAGTTCGTCGACACACCTGTGGTGAACCGCCGCACCGGGGTCCTGTCCTGGCAGCACTACCTCGGTGGTGACTACACCGGGCCGGACGATCCCGATGTCTCCGTCTACGCGGCGCCCGGACGCGCCGTCGACCTGTCCGGTCTGCCGCCGACCTACATCGTCGCGATGGAACTCGATCCGCTGCGCGACGAGAACATCCAGTACGCGCTCCGCCTGCTCCAAGCAGGCGTCAGCGTGGAGTTGCACTCCCATCCCGGCGCATTCCACGGGTCGACTGAGCTTGCGCCTCTCGCCAAGAGCAGCGTCAGGGCTCAGCGGGAGATCATCGATGCGTTGGGCCGAGGGTTGCGAGCCAGGACACCGACGTCATGGACATCTCCCTAA
- a CDS encoding Lrp/AsnC family transcriptional regulator, with the protein MDGIDRAIIDQLRRNCRQSNLELADAVGLTPSPCLRRVKRLEDEGIITGYHASFAPSAVGRGFEVLVDIELENQSPATTKRFESELISYTEVIEARRMFGSPDFEVLVATRDLAAYELFMTTKLLTLPGFGRLHSRFPMLLIKSDIPSRARAT; encoded by the coding sequence ATGGACGGGATCGATCGCGCAATAATTGATCAACTCAGACGTAACTGTCGGCAGTCCAACCTCGAACTGGCCGATGCTGTCGGGCTGACGCCCTCGCCGTGCCTACGACGCGTCAAGCGCCTTGAGGACGAAGGCATCATCACCGGCTACCACGCGAGTTTCGCACCATCGGCCGTCGGTCGCGGATTCGAGGTACTGGTGGACATCGAGCTCGAGAATCAATCGCCCGCCACCACCAAGCGGTTCGAGTCGGAGCTGATCTCCTACACAGAGGTGATCGAGGCGCGGCGCATGTTCGGCTCGCCGGACTTCGAGGTGCTGGTCGCGACGAGGGATCTTGCCGCATACGAGCTGTTCATGACCACCAAGCTCCTGACGTTGCCAGGCTTCGGCAGGCTCCATTCGCGGTTCCCGATGTTGCTCATCAAGTCCGACATTCCCTCGCGAGCTCGCGCGACCTGA
- a CDS encoding aspartate aminotransferase family protein, with translation MTTVPGARQAESSPQSTEEFWGSARRHLIRYGPAGFIPSIIERADGCFLYDESGRAILDFTSGQMSSLLGHSHPAVVETVSRSIATLDHLFSGMLSRPLVDLAEALSRTLPEALSKTMILSTGGESNEAAIKMAKLYTQKHEIVSFDQSYHGSTHAAGAATYSLSRAGYGPLAPGNLIIPTPNPYRSVFRDEEGAHDWEAELDFGFAMVDRQSVGSLAAFIAEPILGTGGLIAPPDGYFAALRKKCDERGMLLIIDEAQTGLCRTGDWYAFQHQGIVPDILTLSKTLGAGLPVSAVVTTEEIEATCSDRRFMFTTTHVSDPLAAAVGLTVVQTLEEEKFDATARRLGERLRQGLLDLQNRHERIGDVRGRGLFQGIELVMDRETKEPADNFGTAVTAACFELGLHLNIAQMPGVNSILRIAPPLTIPEAALDSGLAILDEALTIARKRG, from the coding sequence ATGACGACAGTTCCGGGTGCGCGCCAGGCCGAGAGTTCCCCTCAGTCAACGGAGGAATTCTGGGGCAGCGCGCGGCGTCATTTGATCCGCTACGGTCCGGCCGGCTTCATCCCGTCGATCATCGAACGTGCGGATGGCTGTTTCCTGTATGACGAGAGCGGACGCGCCATTCTCGACTTCACGTCCGGGCAGATGAGCTCTCTGTTGGGCCATTCCCACCCGGCAGTCGTGGAGACCGTGTCGCGATCGATCGCCACACTGGACCATCTGTTCAGCGGAATGCTGAGTCGCCCGCTCGTCGACCTGGCCGAAGCGCTGTCGCGCACGCTTCCCGAGGCGTTGAGCAAGACCATGATTCTCAGTACCGGTGGCGAGTCGAATGAAGCCGCCATCAAGATGGCCAAGCTCTACACGCAGAAGCACGAGATCGTCTCATTCGATCAGTCTTATCATGGTTCCACGCACGCGGCCGGGGCGGCGACCTACAGCCTGTCTCGCGCGGGATACGGTCCCCTCGCCCCGGGGAATCTCATCATCCCCACCCCGAACCCGTATCGCTCGGTGTTCAGGGACGAGGAGGGAGCGCATGACTGGGAGGCCGAGCTGGACTTCGGATTCGCTATGGTCGACCGTCAGTCCGTAGGCAGTTTGGCGGCCTTCATCGCCGAGCCCATCCTCGGCACCGGAGGACTGATCGCCCCTCCCGACGGATACTTCGCCGCCCTGCGAAAGAAGTGCGACGAGCGCGGCATGCTCCTCATCATCGACGAGGCACAGACCGGCCTGTGCCGCACCGGTGACTGGTACGCGTTCCAACACCAGGGAATCGTTCCGGACATCCTTACCCTGTCCAAGACCTTGGGTGCGGGTCTGCCGGTGTCGGCGGTGGTCACCACCGAGGAGATCGAAGCCACGTGCAGTGACCGAAGGTTCATGTTCACGACGACCCACGTCTCCGACCCCCTGGCCGCGGCTGTGGGCCTGACGGTCGTCCAGACGCTCGAAGAAGAAAAGTTCGACGCCACCGCGCGCCGGCTCGGCGAGCGACTGCGACAGGGACTCCTGGACCTTCAGAACCGGCACGAGCGCATCGGGGACGTTCGTGGCCGGGGCCTGTTTCAGGGCATCGAGCTCGTCATGGACAGGGAAACGAAAGAACCGGCGGACAACTTCGGCACCGCGGTCACGGCGGCCTGCTTCGAGCTCGGCCTGCACCTCAACATCGCCCAGATGCCCGGCGTCAACAGCATCCTGCGCATCGCACCCCCGCTGACGATCCCTGAGGCTGCCCTCGACTCGGGGCTGGCGATTCTCGACGAAGCGCTCACGATTGCCCGGAAACGCGGATAG